In Deltaproteobacteria bacterium, the following proteins share a genomic window:
- a CDS encoding xanthine dehydrogenase family protein subunit M, translated as MKNFDYLEPTTVNEACALLKQHGGDAKVYAGGAYLGIVMKQGLLEPKALVNIKKIDALKGIRFDAKEGLIIGALVTHRELETSALAREKFPVLCEAEKEVANIRVRHVATVGGNLASGEPLTDLAQIFMALDGKVKIASPAGERVLSLDDFFVDYYQTSLAEDEILTQVVLPSLPARSGIDYVRFSSSSVVDKPSVGVCARVTLDGEVCKAVRIVLGCVGATPIRARKGEELLVGKKLDTNWIEQAARSAAEECKPISDIRGSERYKRAVVRALTKRAVTAAYERALRS; from the coding sequence ATGAAAAACTTCGACTACCTCGAACCGACCACGGTCAACGAAGCCTGCGCGTTGCTCAAACAGCACGGCGGCGACGCCAAGGTTTATGCCGGCGGCGCCTATCTTGGCATTGTGATGAAGCAAGGGTTGCTGGAGCCGAAGGCGCTGGTGAATATAAAAAAGATCGATGCGCTGAAGGGGATTCGCTTCGACGCCAAAGAGGGGCTGATCATTGGCGCTCTGGTTACTCATCGCGAGTTGGAAACTTCGGCGCTGGCGCGAGAGAAGTTTCCAGTGCTTTGCGAAGCGGAAAAAGAAGTTGCCAACATCCGCGTGCGCCATGTTGCTACCGTCGGCGGCAATCTTGCCTCCGGTGAGCCGCTGACGGATTTGGCGCAAATTTTCATGGCGCTCGACGGTAAAGTGAAGATCGCTTCACCTGCGGGTGAGCGGGTGTTGTCGCTCGATGACTTTTTCGTCGATTATTATCAGACGAGTTTGGCGGAGGATGAAATTCTTACCCAGGTGGTTTTGCCATCGCTACCGGCGCGCTCGGGCATCGATTACGTTCGATTTTCCAGCAGTTCGGTCGTTGACAAACCGAGTGTCGGCGTCTGCGCGCGGGTCACGCTCGACGGTGAAGTTTGCAAGGCGGTAAGAATCGTTCTGGGCTGCGTTGGTGCGACGCCGATCCGGGCCAGAAAAGGTGAAGAACTGCTGGTTGGAAAGAAGTTGGACACGAATTGGATCGAGCAAGCCGCGCGGTCGGCAGCCGAAGAATGCAAACCGATCAGCGACATTCGTGGATCGGAGCGCTATAAGCGCGCTGTGGTGCGGGCGCTGACGAAACGGGCAGTGACCGCAGCTTATGAAAGGGCGTTGCGCAGCTAG
- a CDS encoding xanthine dehydrogenase family protein molybdopterin-binding subunit, with protein MEPTEIGRTYRRLDYETKVTGQAQYLADMSVPGMCHGKILRSPFPHARIKRIDAAKARKHPGVVAVITRDDILQDQGIEPFYGPVFKDQTIVATEKVRHVGDPVAAVAALTADAADEALRLIEVDYEELPAVLNVQDALKSGATLVHESVKLPSSGFADLAEIKPIDGTNICTHFKLDRGDIKRGFAESDQIFEDTFTLPATQHSFLETHACIASVEPGGRITVWATTQNPFVVRTQLANIFKVPVSKVRIIVPYLGGGYGGKVYPKVEPITVALAQKAKRPVRVVLSREEVFYTITKHAAVIRMKTGVKNDGTVLARECEIHLDTGAYAEIGPRVAKKSGYTAAGPYRIPNLKIDSYSVYTNKPPAGAFRGFGVSQSAWAVESQMDIIAAALKIDPLELRLKNGYNEGDKFVTEETLRAVGLKECITAVADSIGWERQDRLRDAETRGLGDQENRSSVRRGKGLAAMIKATITPSISCAVVKMNEDASLSIYAGTVEMGQGSETVLAQIAGKELGIPMANIQVLGVDTDVVPYDLTTSSSRSTFHMGKAVQLAAQHIQRQLQEIVAKEYNVPLDKISFADGKIRLPETVLDYSEVMFKRFGMQGGTLVGDGQVKTSTKNDFGEKSTSAFWFIAAGAAEVEVDIDTGKFKLLKYATAVDVGKALNPLGCRQQLAGAVITGIGQAIFEEIAYDNGQLINPNLVDYVLPSLGDMPPVIDPIAVETPDPNGPFGAKGIGESALIPVAPAIANAIFDACGVRIKDLPIKAEKIFLALEDQRG; from the coding sequence ATGGAGCCCACCGAAATCGGTAGAACCTATCGCCGGCTCGATTACGAGACCAAAGTCACCGGCCAGGCGCAGTATCTGGCGGATATGAGCGTGCCGGGCATGTGCCACGGCAAGATTCTACGCAGCCCGTTTCCCCATGCGCGGATCAAGCGCATCGATGCTGCCAAAGCGCGTAAACATCCGGGTGTGGTGGCGGTGATTACCCGCGACGATATTTTGCAGGACCAGGGCATCGAGCCGTTTTATGGGCCGGTGTTCAAAGATCAGACCATCGTTGCGACGGAAAAGGTCCGCCATGTCGGCGATCCGGTGGCGGCGGTGGCCGCGTTGACTGCCGACGCAGCGGATGAAGCGCTGCGCTTGATCGAAGTGGACTACGAAGAATTGCCGGCGGTGCTCAACGTGCAGGATGCGCTCAAGTCGGGCGCGACGTTGGTGCACGAGTCGGTCAAGCTGCCGAGTTCAGGCTTCGCCGATCTGGCTGAGATCAAACCGATCGACGGCACCAACATTTGCACGCACTTCAAGCTCGACCGCGGCGATATCAAGAGAGGCTTCGCCGAATCCGATCAAATCTTCGAAGATACTTTCACATTGCCGGCCACCCAGCATAGTTTTTTGGAAACCCATGCCTGCATCGCGTCGGTGGAGCCGGGCGGGCGCATTACTGTTTGGGCGACGACGCAGAATCCGTTCGTGGTGCGCACCCAGCTCGCCAATATTTTCAAAGTGCCGGTGTCGAAGGTACGGATCATCGTGCCCTACCTGGGCGGCGGCTACGGCGGCAAAGTTTATCCGAAAGTCGAGCCGATCACCGTAGCGCTGGCGCAAAAGGCGAAACGGCCGGTGCGCGTGGTGCTGTCGCGCGAAGAAGTTTTCTACACCATCACCAAGCACGCCGCGGTGATTCGCATGAAGACCGGCGTAAAAAACGACGGCACCGTACTGGCGCGGGAGTGCGAGATTCATCTCGACACCGGCGCCTATGCCGAGATCGGCCCGCGGGTGGCGAAGAAGTCTGGCTACACGGCGGCGGGGCCGTATCGGATTCCCAATCTCAAGATCGATTCGTACTCCGTTTACACGAACAAACCGCCGGCGGGAGCGTTCCGCGGATTTGGTGTTTCGCAATCCGCTTGGGCAGTCGAGTCGCAGATGGACATCATCGCCGCGGCGTTGAAAATCGACCCGCTCGAGCTGCGCTTGAAGAACGGCTACAACGAGGGCGACAAGTTCGTCACCGAAGAGACGCTGCGCGCGGTGGGGTTGAAGGAGTGTATCACTGCCGTTGCTGATTCGATTGGATGGGAACGGCAAGACAGACTTCGAGACGCGGAGACGCGGGGACTCGGAGATCAGGAAAACCGGTCAAGCGTGCGGCGCGGCAAAGGGCTTGCTGCGATGATTAAGGCGACGATTACTCCGTCGATTTCTTGCGCTGTCGTCAAGATGAATGAGGATGCGAGCCTGTCGATCTACGCCGGCACAGTGGAGATGGGGCAGGGGTCGGAGACGGTTTTGGCGCAGATCGCTGGCAAAGAGCTCGGCATTCCGATGGCGAATATCCAAGTCCTCGGCGTCGATACCGACGTCGTGCCGTACGATTTGACGACTTCGTCGAGCCGCTCGACGTTTCACATGGGCAAAGCGGTGCAGCTGGCGGCACAGCATATCCAGCGCCAGTTGCAAGAAATCGTCGCCAAGGAATACAACGTGCCGCTCGATAAGATCAGCTTTGCCGACGGCAAGATTCGTCTGCCGGAAACTGTGCTCGACTATTCGGAAGTCATGTTCAAGCGCTTCGGCATGCAGGGCGGCACGCTGGTCGGCGATGGGCAGGTGAAAACATCGACTAAGAATGACTTCGGCGAAAAAAGCACCTCGGCTTTTTGGTTCATCGCCGCCGGTGCGGCGGAGGTCGAAGTCGATATCGATACGGGCAAGTTTAAGCTACTCAAGTACGCGACAGCGGTGGACGTCGGCAAAGCGCTCAATCCTTTGGGCTGCCGACAGCAGCTCGCCGGCGCGGTGATCACCGGCATCGGCCAAGCGATCTTCGAGGAGATCGCCTACGACAACGGGCAATTGATCAATCCCAACTTAGTCGATTATGTTTTGCCCTCGCTGGGTGATATGCCGCCGGTGATCGATCCGATCGCGGTCGAGACTCCCGACCCGAACGGACCCTTCGGCGCCAAGGGCATCGGCGAGAGCGCGCTGATCCCGGTGGCGCCGGCGATCGCTAATGCGATCTTCGATGCCTGCGGTGTGCGCATCAAAGATTTGCCGATCAAAGCGGAAAAAATATTTTTGGCGTTAGAGGATCAACGCGGATAG
- a CDS encoding UbiD family decarboxylase — protein sequence MFDDLRGFLAHLDDLGQLKRVKDEVSVKHEIAAGIRKASDIQGPALLFENVKGYPGWNVLGGLFATRKLVALGLGVPQEQIAERYATLEEKRIPPEMVATGPVKEIKWTGDQIDLTKLPIVTHASKDIGPYVTIGVQIGKDPDSGVRNVSVHRMLVLGKDKLSLWAPADHHLGRMILMAEEREKGLEVATAVGVDPTIVIASQAKVPYGIDEFHVAGGLRGSAVKLTKCETIDVEVPAFAEVIIEGVTIPGERVPDGPYGEYPGCYSDAKQAPVVQVTAITMRKNPIWQTALTGMPVTENHTLIEWGNAAVVEREIKKIVPEVKGINMTPGGTFRHHVVVSIKKRAENEGRNVILALLSLAIGLKQVIVVDEDIDPFNPQDVDWAMATRFQADKDTIIIPRLACSTLDPSCPEPRVTAGLGIDATAPMKDHWRFEKVEIPGVDKVKYI from the coding sequence ATGTTCGACGATCTAAGAGGTTTTCTCGCCCATCTGGACGACTTGGGGCAACTCAAGCGGGTCAAAGACGAAGTCAGCGTCAAGCACGAAATTGCCGCCGGCATCCGCAAGGCTTCGGACATCCAGGGGCCGGCGCTGTTGTTTGAAAACGTCAAAGGGTATCCCGGATGGAATGTGCTCGGCGGTTTGTTCGCCACACGCAAGTTGGTCGCGCTTGGACTCGGTGTGCCGCAGGAGCAAATCGCTGAGCGCTACGCCACCCTCGAAGAAAAGCGCATCCCGCCGGAAATGGTTGCCACCGGGCCGGTGAAAGAGATCAAATGGACCGGCGATCAGATCGATCTGACCAAGCTGCCGATTGTCACCCACGCGAGCAAAGACATCGGACCTTACGTGACGATCGGCGTGCAGATCGGCAAAGATCCCGATTCCGGTGTGCGCAATGTCTCCGTGCATCGCATGCTGGTGCTTGGCAAAGATAAGCTTTCGCTCTGGGCGCCGGCGGATCATCATCTCGGTAGAATGATTCTAATGGCCGAGGAACGGGAAAAAGGTTTGGAAGTCGCGACCGCGGTAGGTGTCGACCCGACGATTGTCATTGCGTCGCAAGCCAAGGTTCCCTACGGCATCGACGAGTTTCACGTCGCCGGCGGCCTGCGCGGTTCCGCCGTCAAGCTCACCAAATGCGAGACCATTGATGTCGAGGTGCCGGCGTTTGCCGAAGTTATTATTGAAGGCGTGACCATTCCAGGCGAGCGGGTGCCGGACGGCCCGTATGGGGAATACCCTGGCTGCTACAGCGACGCCAAGCAAGCGCCGGTGGTGCAAGTGACCGCGATCACCATGCGCAAAAACCCGATCTGGCAGACCGCGCTCACTGGCATGCCGGTCACGGAAAACCACACGCTGATCGAATGGGGCAACGCCGCGGTGGTCGAGCGCGAGATCAAAAAGATCGTGCCGGAAGTCAAAGGCATCAACATGACGCCCGGCGGCACGTTTCGGCATCATGTTGTGGTATCGATCAAGAAGCGCGCTGAAAACGAGGGGCGCAATGTTATTCTGGCGTTATTATCGCTGGCGATCGGCTTGAAGCAGGTGATCGTTGTCGACGAGGACATCGATCCCTTCAATCCGCAGGATGTCGATTGGGCAATGGCGACGCGCTTTCAGGCGGATAAAGATACGATCATCATTCCGCGGCTCGCCTGCTCGACGCTAGATCCGTCTTGCCCCGAGCCGCGCGTGACCGCGGGATTGGGCATCGATGCGACGGCGCCGATGAAGGATCACTGGCGCTTTGAGAAGGTGGAGATACCGGGCGTCGATAAGGTGAAATATATTTGA
- a CDS encoding (2Fe-2S)-binding protein: protein MKKSISLRVNDQERNLEVEPRTTLLEAVRDQLGLTGAKLGCDIQVCGACTLLLDGKPVSACSVLAVDAEGCSITSIEGLSQGDTLHPIQQAFMEFGALQCGYCTSGFILTAKALFDENPKPSEQEIREYLAGNFCRCGCYQEIMQALKNVRREG, encoded by the coding sequence ATGAAGAAATCTATTTCATTGAGGGTCAACGACCAAGAACGCAACCTTGAGGTCGAGCCGCGCACGACTTTATTAGAAGCCGTGCGCGACCAGCTGGGCCTTACCGGAGCGAAACTTGGCTGCGATATCCAAGTTTGTGGCGCGTGCACTTTGCTGCTCGACGGCAAGCCGGTGAGCGCTTGCTCGGTGCTGGCGGTCGATGCGGAGGGCTGTTCGATTACTTCCATCGAAGGCTTGAGCCAGGGCGACACACTGCACCCTATTCAACAAGCGTTCATGGAGTTCGGCGCGCTACAGTGCGGTTATTGCACGTCGGGGTTTATTCTAACGGCGAAAGCCCTGTTCGACGAAAATCCCAAGCCATCGGAGCAGGAGATTCGCGAATATCTGGCGGGGAATTTTTGTCGCTGCGGTTGCTATCAGGAGATTATGCAAGCGTTGAAGAACGTAAGACGTGAGGGGTAA